The following nucleotide sequence is from Cellvibrio sp. PSBB006.
CTGGCGCGCACCAAGCAACTCGCGCGTAGGATCGTTAATGTCTGCAAACAAACCCTCAAAATCGAACGAGCCGGTCGCTGTGTCAAAGTACTCAGTCAGCGATAGCGGTTTCGCGCGGGCTTCATTGCGCGTGTCGAGCATCAGCAGGTTAACCAGATTACCCCACTGAAATTGACGATAGATACTGGACGGCATCGCCAGCGCATCACTATCACTGGTGGTGCTGTCCGGGCGAATCGGTAACCACTCAAAATAAGCGCGCATGGCGGCGAGTTTGCGATCATTAAAATCACCTTCGCCTTCGTTATGATTTTCCGCCCCGTCAATGTAGGTATCGTTGGCAATTTCATGGTCATCCCACACCACCAAGAACGGCGCAGCCGCGTGCGCTTTTTGCAGATCCGGATCGCTGCGATATTGCGCATAACGCGCGCGGTAATCGTCCAGGCTCAGAATTTCCTCTGCAGGCTCCGACAAGCGACCCATCTGCTCAGCCAACTCTGAGGCATAACCATCGCGGCCGTATTCATAAATGTAATCGCCCAAGTGCAGAATTAAATCCACATTCTTTTCAGCAACCGCGTTGTAAACGTGAAAAAAACCGGCGGGGTAATTGGAGCAAGACAGCACCGCCAGCGTCAGGCTATCGCTGGTGTTGTCCGGCAGGGTACGGGTACGGCCAAGTGTCGAGACGTTATCAGCCGTTTTAAACTGGTAATGATAATGGGTATCCGCACTCAGGCCGCGCACATCCACCTTGATGGTAAAGTCGCGGGAGATATGCGCATCGCCCGCGCCCTTGGCAATCACATTAAGTTCAGCATCGGAGATTTCCCAACTGACTCTTACCGATTCCGCACTGGTATCGGCAGGGGTGACCCGCGTCCACAACACCACGCTGTCCGACAGCGGATCGCCCGACGCCACACCATGGGCAAAACGCCCCATCCCCAACTTATTGCCATCGTCATCACCGCCGCAGCCCGTCAGCACGGAGGTCACATAAATACCGCCAAGACCAAACAGCCCGGCACGAATAAAACCCCTTCTGGATACATCAGGCATGTGAGCATTCCCCAAAAATAATCAAAGCCTTGAAGTATCGGGGGGAAGCGTGACAGGGTTATGACACGGAATTCGTTGGTTATTTATTGCTGCATCAACGGCAATTTATTCGTTAGGCTTATTCATCCACATCGTCTTTAAGTTGTTCCCGTAGCGCATACAGCTGAGCCAACAGAGGCGTTAACCTGGTTTTAACCTGCCATTGATTGAAGTAATAAATACCAATATACAAAACCAGGCAAGCGCCCCAAT
It contains:
- a CDS encoding alkaline phosphatase — its product is MPDVSRRGFIRAGLFGLGGIYVTSVLTGCGGDDDGNKLGMGRFAHGVASGDPLSDSVVLWTRVTPADTSAESVRVSWEISDAELNVIAKGAGDAHISRDFTIKVDVRGLSADTHYHYQFKTADNVSTLGRTRTLPDNTSDSLTLAVLSCSNYPAGFFHVYNAVAEKNVDLILHLGDYIYEYGRDGYASELAEQMGRLSEPAEEILSLDDYRARYAQYRSDPDLQKAHAAAPFLVVWDDHEIANDTYIDGAENHNEGEGDFNDRKLAAMRAYFEWLPIRPDSTTSDSDALAMPSSIYRQFQWGNLVNLLMLDTRNEARAKPLSLTEYFDTATGSFDFEGLFADINDPTRELLGARQRDWLSAALGTSSATWQLLGQQVLMGRMNLPFAIASQQMSIPDYAELGALALLAARAQQNDPTLTTDELAYLQANQARLTPQVLALLQAPNIPYNLDAWDGYGYAREQVLSMAREANARLVVLAGDTHNAWASELADADGNPVGVELATSSVSSPGLEEYLSIPEAAYAQTEAGIINLVEGLKYLNAGDRGFLTLDINHERIVADWEFVSSVKESDYVMLEGRAMRMVVQADSSTTLTYADADEVVSRSVA